Proteins from one Setaria italica strain Yugu1 chromosome V, Setaria_italica_v2.0, whole genome shotgun sequence genomic window:
- the LOC111257365 gene encoding ATP-dependent RNA helicase DBP4-like → MGCGGSKEAVVKGNSGSSRCNRFRKKSSVVADATQPSRVPPPSDNGSAVAPKANDKVITDTKDNATASTQKAIEEEKEEGIKNKADQVVKDSKEAFVVKEGNAPSTVNAIPENKEDEIKKDEAIIKDAKEVITIGKDKEASTEKATKDKEQEDKKDEVLKDKMVANQKADVASTENVIAEEEEDIKNEDTVELSMEGAVEDKKNEGDYKEMGTMEDDGATLTENDASSEDDVEESKEDDSVTFPVAMVTEGDGSVTFRVPYDAVTKDNDSVTFATAPANKTSNTVAMVTEEDGSVTFAVPVAPVTKDDDIVTFADAPATKDNGIVAMATEEDGSVTFAKPVAPVTKDGRSVTFTAAPATKDDGSVILAAAPTSEDNDIVTLTAAPVAKEEDVAEQPEPSDNEEVKNESELPEPTVFEDESMTEVDSTMEGEVGVAEQSKPSEDNEVKDDAELPDPTVVEQVVTEVVEALKVEDGRVDNVGEIKIEQDEESVSKELEEANSSAVLRDEDGESDGKQTIDSKETITTEEKAEELAVPEKDDDDEKAPAPSALALN, encoded by the exons ATGGGCTGCGGTGGCTCCAAAGAAGCTGTGGTCAAAGGCAATTCCGGCAGCAGCAGATGCAACCGCTTCCGGAAGAAATCCAgcgtcgtcgccgacgccacccagcCGTCCCGTGTACCTCCACCATCTGATAATGGCTCTGCCGTAGCTCCGAAGGCCAATGACAAGGTGATCACTGATACAAAGGACAACGCAACCGCATCGACGCAGAAGGCCAttgaggaggagaaagaggaggggATCAAGAACAAGGCTGATCAGGTTGTCAAGGACAGCAAAGAAGCGTTCGTTGTGAAGGAGGGCAATGCGCCATCAACAGTGAATGCAATTCCAGAGAACAAAGAGGATGAAATCAAAAAGGATGAAGCAATTATCAAGGACGCTAAAGAAGTGATCACCATTGGGAAGGACAAAGAAGCATCGACTGAGAAGGCCACCAAGGATAAGGAACAGGAGGACAAGAAAGATGAGGTTCTCAAGGATAAAATGGTTGCCAATCAGAAGGCTGACGTGGCATCAACCGAGAATGTCATcgccgaggaggaagaagatatcAAGAATGAGGACACCGTCGAGTTATCGATGGAGGGAGCCGTCGAGGACAAGAAAAACGAGGGTGACTACAAAGAGATGGGAACTATGGAGGATGATGGGGCTACACTGACTGAGAATGATGCATCGTCCGAGGATGATGTCGAGGAGAGCAAGGAGGATGACAGTGTCACCTTCCCAGTTGCAATGGTGACCGAGGGGGATGGCAGTGTTACCTTCAGAGTACCGTATGATGCCGTGACCAAGGACAATGACAGTGTTACCTTCGCAACTGCCCCGGCGAACAAGACCAGCAACACGGTTGCCATGGTGACTGAGGAGGATGGAAGTGTGACCTTTGCAGTACCAGTTGCCCCTGTGACCAAGGATGACGACATTGTTACCTTCGCTGATGCCCCAGCAACAAAGGACAATGGCATAGTTGCCATGGCGACCGAGGAGGATGGCAGTGTCACCTTTGCAAAACCGGTAGCCCCCGTGACCAAGGATGGTCGCAGTGTTACCTTTACGGCTGCCCCTGCGACCAAGGACGATGGCAGTGTTATCTTGGCAGCTGCCCCGACAAGCGAAGACAATGACATTGTCACCTTAACGGCTGCCCCGGTTGCCAAGGAGGAGGACGTGGCAGAGCAACCTGAGCCTTCTGACAATGAAGAGGTGAAAAATGAGTCAGAGCTCCCAGAGCCTACTGTTTTTGAGGATGAGTCCATGACCGAAGTTGATAGCACAATGGAAGGGGAGGTGGGGGTGGCAGAGCAATCTAAACCTTCTGAAGATAATGAGGTAAAAGATGATGCAGAGCTCCCAGATCCTACTGTTGTTGAGCAGGTGGTGACCGAAGTTGTCGAGGCATTGAAAGTGGAGGACGGGAGGGTAGACAACGTTGGGGAGATCAAGATCGAGCAGGATGAGGAGAGTGTCTCCAAAGAGCTAGAGGAGGCGAATTCTAGTGCAGTTTTGAGAGATGAGGATG GGGAATCAGATGGGAAACAAACCATTGATTCCAAGGAGACCATAACCACTGAGGAAAAGGCAGAGGAGTTGGCTGTCCCAGagaaggatgatgatgatgaaaaggcTCCTGCTCCAAGTGCATTGGCTTTGAACTGA
- the LOC101780024 gene encoding vesicle-associated protein 1-1 — protein MGQDLVEIHPRELQFTFEVKKQSSCTVHLVNKSNEYVAFKVKTTSPKRYCVRPNTGVILPRKTCEFTVTMQALRTAPPDMQLKDKFLVQTTVVPYGTSDEDLVPAFFSKEAGRYIEESKLRVVLVSASHSLEEEPINGVHGTEPAFEVPVLKEMPNIEKEVLPPATKEVPPPLEQTPAIATEIPSPVKETPGLREIPVPLKEAPAAFTESPSTRNDSSAIAIEHPSNVTIEHAPAIKIESPPPLKQSIAVFKESPPLEETPPKEAVMLNDRGLFNVQNHQLSHVTEDVQNLKSKLNNLESKLEEAEKMIIRLREESRSTTQERDKLQQEMVFLRKKGAPRSQVGFPLLFVVYVALLGTSLGYLLRL, from the exons atggggcagGACCTCGTCGAGATCCACCCGCGCGAGCTCCAGTTCACCT TTGAGGTGAAGAAACAAAGTTCATGCACTGTCCATCTAGTCAACAAGTCCAATGAATATGTTGCTTTCAAG GTTAAAACAACATCTCCAAAAAGGTATTGTGTTCGACCAAATACTGGAGTTATCCTTCCTAGGAAAACATGTGAATTTACAG TTACCATGCAAGCACTCCGAACTGCTCCACCAGACATGCAATTAAAAGACAAGTTTTTGGTGCAGACCACAGTTGTTCCTTATGGTACATCTGATGAGGACCTTGTTCCTGCCTTT TTCTCCAAAGAAGCTGGCAGGTACATCGAGGAAAGCAAATTGAGAGTTGTCCTCGTTAGTGCATCCCATTCTCTTGAAGAGGAACCAATTAATGGAGTTCATGGCACTGAGCCAGCTTTTGAAGTTCCTGTACTGAAAGAGATGCCAAATATAGAGAAAGAAGTGCTGCCACCTGCTACAAAAGAAGTCCCTCCTCCTCTGGAACAAACTCCAGCAATTGCCACTGAAATACCTTCACCTGTCAAAGAGACTCCAGGCCTGAGAGAAATTCCTGTGCCACTGAAGGAAGCACCAGCTGCATTCACAGAATCTCCTTCCACTCGAAATGACTCCTCTGCTATTGCAATTGAACATCCCTCTAATGTTACAATTGAACATGCCCCTGCTATTAAGATTGAATCCCCTCCTCCTTTGAAACAAAGCATTGCAGTTTTTAAGGAATCTCCTCCACTGGAGGAAACTCCTCCTAAAGAAGCTGTTATGCTAAATGACAGAGGACTTTTCAATGTGCAGAATCATCAATTATCTCAT GTAACAGAAGATGTTCAGAATCTGAAGTCAAAGCTCAACAATCTTGAATCAAAATTGGAAGAG GCTGAAAAGATGATAATAAGGCTAAGAGAAGAGAGCAGAAGTACCACCCAGGAGCGGGATAAGTTACAGCAAGAAATG GTATTTCTAAGAAAGAAGGGAGCCCCCAGGAGTCAAGTGGGTTTCCCCTTGCTGTTTGTGGTGTACGTGGCGCTTCTTGGTACCTCACTCGGTTACCTGCTGCGACTATGA
- the LOC101762890 gene encoding basic 7S globulin 2, with amino-acid sequence MSLLLLPLLLFSLLLLVSPQGTLAADHQPPPKPILTRMFKDPSTSLYTIPIKDGGAPLVLDLAGALIWSTCAPGHRTIPCNCGLCRVASRSPTATAGCAYTSSGGEPSSSTGTRHCTCTAYPCNPATGQCGRGDVTAVPLSANATDGKNPLFLVSFPAIGACAPDALLAALPSAAAGVAGLSRLPLSLPSQVASALRVARQFALCLPTSGGRSGADIFGGGPFQLLAAPPVDVADGFFLDDPHPLRFLKSPSNGAYYVGITGIHVNNERVPLPPGVFDLHAGSGTGGVMLSTATPYTTLRPDIYRPLLEAFDAATSGVPRAPPVRPFEMCYQVSALSSTRLGFGVANIELLLDGGGSWLLAGNASLVQVNDKTVCFAFLEMGPATTVVPGSPAVIFGGFQMEDHLLMFDLEEEAFGFRGPLPGIRTNCGNFDFSMGTS; translated from the coding sequence ATGTCGCTGCTCCTGCTGCCACTGCTCTTGTTCTCACTACTGCTGCTGGTGTCACCTCAAGGGACACTAGCCGCCGaccaccagccgccgccgaagccgatACTGACCCGTATGTTCAAGGATCCCTCAACCTCCCTCTACACGATCCCCATcaaggacggcggcgcgccactggtcctcgacctcgccggcgcgctGATCTGGTCCACTTGCGCGCCCGGGCACCGCACCATCCCGTGCAACTgcggcctgtgcagggtcgccAGCAGGAGCCCCACCGCCACGGCCGGCTGCGCGTACACGTCGAGCGGCGGCGAGCCCAGCTCCTCCACGGGGACGAGGCACTGCACCTGCACCGCGTACCCGTGCAACCCGGCCACCGGCCAGTGCGGCCGCGGCGACGTCACCGCCGTGCCGCTCTCGGCGAACGCCACGGACGGCAAGAACCCGCTGTTCCTGGTGTCCTTCCCCGCGATCGGCGCCTGCGCGCCCGACGCGCTCCTGGCGGCGCTCCcctcggcggccgccggcgtcgcggggCTGTCGAGGCTGCCCCTGTCGCTGCCGTCGCAGGTCGCGTCCGCGCTTAGGGTCGCGAGGCAGTTCGCCCTGTGCCTCCCCACCAgcggcggcaggagcggcgCCGACATCTTCGGCGGCGGCCCGTTCCAGCTCCTGGCGGCGCCGCCCGTCGACGTCGCCGACGGATTCTTCCTTGACGACCCGCACCCGCTCCGCTTCCTCAAGAGCCCCAGTAACGGCGCCTACTACGTCGGCATCACCGGCATTCACGTCAACAACGAGCGCGTGCCCTTGCCGCCGGGGGTCTTCGACCTCCACGCCGGCAGCGGCACGGGCGGCGTCATGCTCAGCACGGCGACGCCCTACACCACGCTGCGCCCCGACATCTACCGCCCGCTGCTCGAGGCCTTCGACGCGGCGACCAGCGGCgtcccgcgcgcgccgccggtgaggccgttcGAGATGTGCTACCAGGTGTCCGCGCTCAGCTCGACCCGGCTCGGCTTCGGCGTGGCCAACATCGAGCTGCTGCTGGACGGGGGCGGGAGCTGGCTGCTGGCGGGTAACGCCTCGCTGGTGCAGGTGAACGACAAGACCGTGTGCTTCGCGTTCCTTGAGATGGGCCCCGCGACGACGGTGGTTCCCGGCTCGCCGGCGGTCATCTTTGGCGGGTTCCAGATGGAGGACCACCTGCTGATGTTCgacctggaggaggaggcgttTGGCTTCCGCGGGCCGCTCCCTGGAATCCGCACCAACTGCGGCAACTTCGACTTCAGCATGGGCACTTCTTAG
- the LOC101780712 gene encoding basic 7S globulin 2 produces MAQLKPAVLLAVSLCCLSALLPWCAAASYGGKPLVTAITKDAATKLYTAPLKDGRPLVLDLSGPLIWSTCPPKHPSFECHHHVCAHAHSYHPPGCPRTGHGVADDDDPFRCKCTAHPYNPIARKSGSGDLTRVTVTANDTDGTNPLRPVSFPAVAACAPHSLLAKLPAGAVGVAGLARSRVSLPAQAARAQKVANKFALCLPSGGQGVAIFGGGPLFLLPPGRQDVTTTLAGTTPLRRNPGHPGYFISAKGIAVNQEKVQQGPLVVGLSSRIPYTELRSDVYGPVVKAFDKATAERKRVTPPVPPFELCYDSRELGSTRLGYAVPQVDLMLESGATWMLFGANSMVQVNDNTACFGFVKMAKEEKGAPAVVIGGFQMENNLLVFDEEKKQLGFSSLLFGRQTTCSNFNFTLGA; encoded by the coding sequence ATGGCGCAACTCAAGCCGGCTGTGCTGCTCGCCGTCTCGCTCTGCTGCCTCTCGGCGCTGCTGCCGTGGTGCGCGGCGGCAAGCTACGGCGGCAAGCCCCTGGTGACGGCCATCACCAAGGACGCGGCCACCAAGCTCTACACGGCCCCGCTCAAGGACGGCCGGCCGCTGGTGCTCGACCTCTCCGGCCCGCTCATCTGGTCGACGTGCCCGCCCAAGCACCCGAGCTTCGAGTGCCACCACCACGTGTGCGCGCACGCGCACAGCTACCACCCGCCGGGCTGCCCGCGCACGGGCCACggcgtcgccgacgacgacgacccgtTCCGCTGCAAGTGCACGGCGCACCCCTACAACCCCATCGCGCGCAAGTCCGGCTCCGGCGACCTCACGCGCGTCACCGTCACCGCCAACGACACCGACGGCACGAACCCGCTCCGCCCGGTCTCcttccccgccgtcgccgcctgcgcGCCGCACTCCCTGCTCGCCAAGCTCCcggccggcgccgtcggcgtcgcgggGCTCGCACGCTCCAGGGTGTCCCTTCCCGCGCAGGCCGCGCGCGCCCAGAAGGTCGCCAACAAGTTCGCGCTCTGCCTCCCGAGCGGCGGCCAGGGCGTCGCCATCTTCGGCGGGGGcccgctcttcctcctcccgccgggGCGCCAGGACGTCACGACGACGCTGGCCGGAACCACCCCGCTCCGCAGGAACCCTGGGCACCCCGGCTACTTCATCTCGGCCAAGGGCATCGCCGTGAACCAAGAGAAGGTGCAGCAGGGGCCGCTCGTCGTCGGCCTGAGCTCGAGGATCCCGTACACGGAGCTCCGGTCCGACGTGTACGGCCCGGTCGTGAAAGCGTTCGACAAGGCCACGGCGGAGAGGAAGCGCGtcacgccgccggtgccgccgttCGAGCTCTGCTACGACTCGAGGGAGCTGGGGTCGACGCGGCTCGGCTACGCCGTGCCGCAGGTGGATCTGATGCTGGAGAGCGGCGCCACCTGGATGTTGTTCGGGGCCAACTCCATGGTGCAGGTCAACGACAACACGGCCTGCTTCGGTTTCGTCAAGATGGCGAAGGAGGAGAagggggcgccggcggtggtgaTCGGAGGGTTCCAGATGGAGAACAACCTGCTGGTGTtcgacgaggagaagaagcagctcgGCTTCAGTAGCCTGCTCTTCGGGAGGCAGACGACGTGCAGCAACTTCAACTTCACTCTCGGTGCCTAG
- the LOC101781112 gene encoding basic 7S globulin 2: MALLLAVSLCLAASLSPCTLAAAAQGGKRPLVTAITKDPATSLYTSPLKDSRPLVLDLSGPLIWSTCDRAHPTLQCHHHDCAHAHSYHPPGCPHTGYGKADEEDRFRCKCTAHPYNPVAGRSATGDLTRTKLSANATDGRNPLFPVSFPAVASCAPASLLAKLPAGAVGVAGLARSRVALPAQVARTQDVADKFILCLPRSGDGVAIFGGGPLFLLTSTSPPSEAGVDLTKLTYTPLLSRKGSSSYYLPVKAIAFDKAQVQLPGNPLATGGVVLGTTAPYTELRPDVYRPLVDAFDKALMRRWNISKRVPAVAPFELCYDSKTLPGPTRIGWLVPDIDIVLEGGKNWTLGGLSSMVDVNNFTAACFGFVEMKLGKGGYGGAPAVVIGGFQMEDHVLQFDPEKQQLGFAKLPIFISCRNFNFTLSH; the protein is encoded by the coding sequence ATGGCGCTGCTGCTCGCCGTCTCCCTCTGCCTGGCGGCATCCTTGTCCCCTTGCACACTGGCAGCGGCAGCTCAGGGCGGCAAGCGGCCCCTGGTGACGGCCATCACCAAGGACCCGGCAACCTCTCTCTACACCTCCCCGCTCAAGGACAGCCGCCCGCTCGTCCTCGACCTCTCCGGCCCGCTCATCTGGTCCACCTGCGACCGCGCGCACCCGACGCTCCAGTGCCACCACCACGACTGCGCCCACGCCCACAGCTACCACCCGCCCGGCTGCCCGCACACCGGCTATGGCAAGGCCGACGAGGAAGACCGCTTCAGGTGCAAGTGCACGGCGCACCCCTACAACCCCGTCGCCGGCAGGTCCGCGACGGGCGACCTGACGCGCACCAAGCTCTCCGCCAACGCCACGGACGGCAGGAACCCGCTGTTCCCGGTCTCCTTCCCCGCCGTTGCCTCCTGCGCGCCGGCGTCCCTCCTCGCTAAGCTCCCGGCCGGCGCGGTCGGTGTCGCCGGGCTCGCGAGGTCGAGGGTGGCGCTGCCCGCGCAGGTCGCGCGCACGCAGGACGTCGCCGACAAGTTCATCCTCTGCCTCCCGaggagcggcgacggcgtggcgaTCTTCGGCGGGGGCCCGCTGTTCCTCTTGACGAGCACCTCACCGCCCTCGGAGGCGGGGGTTGATCTCACGAAGCTGACATACACCCCGTTGCTCAGCAGGAAAGGCAGCTCCAGCTACTACCTCCCCGTGAAGGCCATCGCCTTCGACAAGGCGCAGGTGCAACTCCCGGGGAACCCACTTGCCACTGGTGGCGTGGTGCTCGGCACGACGGCGCCGTACACCGAGCTCCGGCCCGATGTGTACCGCCCGTTGGTGGACGCTTTCGACAAGGCCCTGATGCGGCGGTGGAACATCAGCAAGAGGGTTCCGGCAGTGGCACCCTTCGAACTTTGCTACGATTCGAAGACGCTCCCTGGTCCGACCCGGATCGGCTGGCTTGTCCCTGACATAGACATCGTGCTCGAGGGTGGAAAGAACTGGACACTGGGCGGCCTTAGCTCGATGGTAGACGTCAACAACTTCACGGCGGCGTGCTTCGGGTTCGTCGAGATGAAGCTAGGAAAGGGCGGATAcggtggggcgccggcggtggtcATCGGAGGGTTCCAGATGGAAGACCATGTGCTGCAGTTCGACCCGGAGAAGCAGCAGCTCGGGTTTGCCAAGTTGCCGATTTTTATATCGTGCCGTAACTTCAATTTCACGCTGAGTCACTAG